From a single Cyclobacterium marinum DSM 745 genomic region:
- a CDS encoding RagB/SusD family nutrient uptake outer membrane protein, whose protein sequence is MKKINIYIVLLGIMLSSCEEFLTLAPETALSSATFYKTEADFEQAVNATYAPLRSIADDRSWLLSEMRSDNTIYARNINFGATEQQEDISDHALPEAQGITSNGHVLNQYRQDYLIIARANQILSVIDEVEFDQTSKDNLKGQALFLRGYAYYELARYFGGVPLHLDPVTAREEAALPVTPEAEIYNQLISDIQASIALLPTRSNQGVGRASKGAAQMLLADVYITQKKWAEAETLLNAIVSSGEYELIGNYEDVFSESVGNKNNIESLFEVQYLEGPEGLNGNFLYSFMPRPISPQELQPITGTSNTQGLDGEGNNIPTPDIIAAYEDGDLRKDASIAYVEIAGSDREDKVYPYIKKYAKAHDLHGNHGMSWPIYRYAEVLLFLAEALNEQGKTAEAAAYLNQIRDRAGLAATTASSQSDMREAIFKERRVEFAFENKRWFDITRADRVQEIIGAFGQRAVANPLDYYYPEGHTFRDHAFSNITKYYALPAAEAEITPHF, encoded by the coding sequence ATGAAAAAAATAAATATATACATTGTGCTCTTGGGTATCATGTTGTCAAGTTGTGAAGAATTCTTGACCCTCGCTCCCGAAACTGCACTCAGTTCAGCTACCTTTTATAAGACAGAGGCGGATTTTGAACAAGCCGTTAATGCAACCTACGCGCCTCTTCGCAGTATTGCTGATGACCGTTCTTGGTTATTGTCCGAAATGCGTTCGGACAATACGATATATGCAAGGAATATTAATTTTGGTGCCACAGAGCAGCAAGAGGATATTTCTGACCACGCCTTGCCGGAAGCCCAAGGAATTACTTCTAATGGACATGTTCTCAATCAGTACCGACAGGACTATTTGATCATCGCAAGAGCCAATCAAATTCTTTCGGTTATTGATGAGGTAGAATTTGACCAGACAAGTAAGGATAACCTAAAAGGACAGGCCCTTTTCCTAAGAGGCTATGCCTATTATGAGTTGGCGAGGTATTTTGGTGGAGTGCCACTTCACCTGGACCCGGTCACTGCTCGTGAAGAAGCTGCATTGCCTGTTACGCCTGAAGCTGAAATATACAATCAGCTTATCAGTGATATTCAGGCATCTATTGCATTGCTTCCAACACGCTCCAACCAAGGCGTGGGTAGAGCTTCAAAGGGAGCTGCACAGATGTTGTTAGCAGATGTATACATTACCCAAAAGAAATGGGCGGAAGCAGAAACCCTATTGAATGCCATAGTTAGCAGTGGGGAGTATGAACTTATTGGAAATTATGAAGATGTGTTTTCCGAAAGTGTGGGCAATAAAAATAACATCGAGTCTCTGTTTGAAGTACAGTACCTTGAAGGTCCTGAAGGCTTGAATGGAAACTTTTTGTACAGCTTTATGCCGAGACCAATTTCACCGCAGGAGTTACAGCCTATTACCGGAACTTCAAATACCCAAGGGCTGGATGGAGAAGGAAACAATATTCCTACACCCGATATTATTGCTGCCTACGAAGATGGTGATTTAAGAAAAGATGCATCCATTGCTTACGTGGAGATTGCAGGAAGTGACAGAGAAGATAAGGTCTACCCTTACATTAAAAAATATGCTAAAGCCCATGATTTACATGGAAACCATGGCATGAGTTGGCCTATTTATCGCTATGCTGAAGTTTTACTTTTCTTGGCAGAAGCCTTGAATGAGCAGGGTAAAACTGCTGAAGCAGCGGCTTACCTTAATCAAATCAGAGATAGAGCTGGTTTGGCAGCTACTACCGCTTCAAGTCAGAGCGATATGAGAGAGGCGATCTTTAAGGAGAGAAGAGTAGAATTTGCATTTGAAAACAAGAGATGGTTTGATATCACCAGAGCCGACAGGGTTCAGGAGATCATAGGTGCTTTTGGTCAAAGAGCTGTAGCCAACCCATTGGATTATTATTATCCTGAAGGGCATACGTTTAGAGATCATGCATTTTCAAACATCACCAAATATTACGCATTGCCTGCAGCTGAAGCGGAGATAACCCCTCACTTCTAA
- a CDS encoding SusC/RagA family TonB-linked outer membrane protein: MKKNCYQFLDSKQLFSLLAAMLLSFASYAQSTISGVVRSEGDNETIPGVSVLVKGTTRGTVTDLDGKFQVEAAAGEVLSVSYIGYATKEITIQGGQTQYDITLASSMSDLTEVVVVGYGSQLKKEITGSVQTIDGDDLMDIPATQIAQKLQGQLAGVQINQTTGRPGQGMNVRIRGQLSVSAGSDPLYVVDGFPITGDISTLNPDEIQDITILKDAASTSLYGSRAANGVVLITTKRGKEGQSSVSLNVYRGLQNVPHYNRLEMMDAVEFAQFKKEYYEDAGRPVPEMFQNPSEYEGKTQDWYDALLQTAPISNYNLTINSNTEKMRTSVVAGYFDQEGVVLNTDYERFSLRINSDYKASEKISMGFNIAPQYVRDNTPRTDGSRGTGILFNALHAWPNMPIYDDNGELTYYNRFPSETGNIFAYPNYVRSALEITNETKQTNLLSNAYVQYEPIEGLVVKSTINAEIRNSKFFNFTPSTASAGINIALPAVASSIRDHYENFSWLNENTVTYSKSINDHNFQLLGGFTNQKFRRERTRVAADTYADDRLPTIQGAININRGGTLSDVQEWSLTSFLSRLTYNFKGKYLMTAAIRADGSSRFGAENRWGVFPSVSAGWVLSDEGFLNTSDKVSFAKIRGSFGVTGNNNIGNYTQYALVNNTVNAVFDNTVVPGAAITSLSNPYLGWETTRQFDIGLDLGLFDDRITFIYDFYSKNTTNLLYNVQIPQEAGFGSFTDNIGEIKFWGHEFSISSRNTEGRLVWTTNANISFNRNRVEALAEGIDRVYGSYHITQVGQPFGQFYGLNKLGNYMDQEDLDNSPQVPGRSTVGSIKLEDVNGDGIISIGGDNDDRTIIGNPFPDFTYGITNNFTYGKWDLSIIASGSYGNQLYMRHLYSTANLDGVFNMVAKATDRFRSPEDPGEGIFGTTVGGGNVTGIERDWANSNFVWDASFFSIKNITLGYDIGKIANVVKAARLYASVQNVYIFTPYWGGGNPEVSQDNGSGDGGNLSPGVDLTGYPVPRTFTIGANITF; encoded by the coding sequence ATGAAAAAAAATTGTTACCAATTTTTGGATAGCAAGCAGTTATTTTCCCTTTTAGCTGCTATGTTATTGAGTTTCGCTTCATATGCGCAAAGCACCATTTCTGGTGTGGTACGCTCAGAAGGCGATAACGAAACAATACCGGGAGTGTCGGTATTGGTAAAGGGAACAACCCGAGGAACTGTGACAGACCTAGATGGAAAGTTTCAGGTAGAAGCTGCTGCAGGCGAAGTCCTTTCAGTAAGCTATATCGGGTACGCGACCAAGGAAATCACTATTCAGGGTGGTCAAACGCAATATGACATTACACTAGCCTCATCCATGAGTGACTTGACAGAAGTTGTAGTGGTTGGATATGGTAGTCAGTTGAAAAAGGAGATTACCGGTTCAGTGCAAACCATAGACGGAGATGACTTGATGGATATTCCGGCTACTCAGATAGCTCAGAAGCTTCAAGGTCAACTTGCCGGTGTACAGATCAACCAGACCACCGGTAGACCGGGTCAGGGCATGAATGTCCGTATTAGAGGGCAACTGTCCGTTTCCGCAGGAAGTGATCCATTGTACGTAGTAGATGGGTTTCCTATAACAGGTGATATTTCTACGTTAAATCCGGATGAAATTCAGGATATTACCATATTGAAAGATGCTGCATCTACTTCTCTTTATGGTTCAAGGGCTGCAAATGGGGTGGTCTTGATCACTACCAAAAGAGGAAAAGAGGGGCAATCTTCCGTTTCTCTAAATGTGTACAGGGGGTTACAAAATGTTCCTCATTACAACCGCTTGGAGATGATGGATGCTGTTGAGTTTGCTCAGTTCAAGAAAGAGTATTACGAAGATGCAGGAAGACCTGTTCCTGAAATGTTTCAAAATCCCTCTGAATATGAAGGGAAAACCCAAGACTGGTACGATGCTTTGTTGCAGACCGCGCCCATTTCAAATTACAATTTAACCATCAATTCCAATACAGAAAAAATGAGAACATCTGTAGTGGCAGGTTATTTTGATCAGGAAGGTGTTGTGTTGAATACAGATTATGAACGATTTTCATTAAGAATCAATTCTGACTATAAAGCTTCTGAGAAAATTTCTATGGGATTCAATATTGCTCCGCAGTATGTACGGGACAATACCCCTAGAACAGATGGTTCAAGAGGTACAGGTATATTGTTCAATGCTTTACATGCTTGGCCAAATATGCCTATATATGATGATAATGGTGAATTGACGTATTATAATAGATTCCCAAGTGAGACGGGTAATATCTTTGCCTATCCAAATTATGTGCGTTCAGCCTTGGAAATTACCAATGAGACCAAGCAGACCAATTTACTTTCTAATGCCTATGTTCAATACGAACCAATTGAAGGCTTAGTAGTCAAATCTACTATAAATGCCGAAATTAGAAACAGTAAATTTTTCAATTTCACCCCTTCCACTGCCTCTGCAGGTATAAACATTGCACTTCCTGCAGTAGCATCATCCATTAGGGATCATTATGAAAATTTCAGCTGGTTGAATGAAAATACTGTAACCTATTCAAAATCGATCAACGATCACAATTTCCAGCTCTTGGGTGGGTTTACCAATCAGAAATTTAGAAGAGAGCGAACGAGAGTTGCTGCAGATACTTATGCAGATGACAGACTTCCTACCATTCAAGGTGCGATCAATATCAATAGAGGAGGTACCCTATCTGATGTTCAAGAATGGTCATTGACCTCTTTTCTTTCTAGGTTGACTTACAACTTTAAGGGCAAATACCTGATGACAGCAGCCATTCGAGCAGATGGTTCTTCCAGATTTGGTGCAGAAAATCGCTGGGGTGTATTCCCTTCAGTATCGGCCGGTTGGGTGTTGTCTGATGAAGGTTTCTTGAATACAAGTGATAAAGTCTCTTTTGCAAAGATTAGAGGTAGTTTTGGGGTAACAGGTAACAACAATATTGGTAACTATACCCAATACGCCTTGGTTAACAACACCGTAAATGCTGTTTTTGACAATACAGTAGTGCCGGGAGCAGCAATTACATCATTGTCTAATCCATATTTAGGTTGGGAAACAACCAGGCAATTTGATATAGGGCTTGATTTGGGCTTGTTTGATGATCGGATTACTTTCATTTATGATTTTTACTCTAAAAACACGACCAACCTTTTATACAATGTGCAGATTCCTCAGGAAGCCGGTTTTGGCAGCTTCACAGATAATATTGGGGAGATCAAGTTCTGGGGACATGAATTTTCTATCTCTTCTAGGAATACAGAAGGAAGACTTGTTTGGACAACCAATGCCAACATCTCTTTCAATAGAAATAGAGTAGAAGCTTTGGCTGAAGGGATTGATAGGGTTTATGGATCATACCATATCACTCAGGTAGGACAGCCTTTCGGTCAGTTTTATGGTTTGAACAAGTTAGGAAATTATATGGACCAGGAAGATCTGGATAATTCACCACAAGTTCCGGGTAGATCCACTGTGGGATCCATTAAGCTTGAAGATGTTAACGGTGATGGTATCATCAGCATTGGTGGTGACAATGATGACAGGACAATCATAGGAAACCCATTCCCTGACTTCACTTATGGCATTACCAATAACTTTACTTATGGTAAGTGGGATTTAAGTATCATTGCTTCAGGGTCCTATGGAAATCAATTGTACATGAGACACCTGTATAGTACTGCCAATTTAGATGGGGTATTTAATATGGTGGCAAAGGCTACCGATCGCTTCCGTTCTCCGGAGGATCCTGGTGAAGGAATTTTCGGAACCACAGTGGGTGGTGGTAATGTGACAGGTATTGAAAGAGATTGGGCCAACAGTAATTTTGTTTGGGATGCTTCTTTCTTCTCTATCAAAAACATTACCCTTGGATATGATATTGGCAAAATTGCCAACGTTGTGAAAGCTGCCAGATTATATGCCTCCGTACAAAATGTCTATATTTTTACGCCATACTGGGGTGGTGGTAATCCTGAAGTTAGTCAAGATAATGGTAGTGGAGATGGTGGAAACCTTAGCCCTGGTGTAGATCTTACCGGTTACCCTGTTCCACGTACCTTCACCATTGGTGCAAACATCACATTCTAA